ATCCCATTTCACCTTCAAAGTCACGTGTTTCCCTGCAATGTTAATATCTATCTCCTCTGGAATAGGCCTCGACAAATCAACCTCAACACAAATACGTGCAAAGGACACGCGTGATCTAGAAATAGTGGCACGATCCACTTGTACTGGCTTACCTAGCATCTCACCAATGGCCAGTACAAGTGGATCGTGCCACTATTTCTAGATCACGCGTGTCCTTTGCACGTATTTGTGTTGAGGTTGATTTGTCGAGGCCTATTCCAGAGGAGATAGATATTAACATTGCAGGGAAACACGTGACTTTGAAGGTGAAATGGGATAAGATTCCCCTATATTGTTCCGAGTGCAAGCACGTAGGCCACTCGGCGATGACTTGCTACGCTTCTGGGAAGCGCCCCATGCCTCCTAAGAGGGATTACACGTACGGGCCGCCCGCACAGAACAGACCGACTCCCAACAGAGAGAGCGAGTTGCGACGTGCAGAGCAGCCCCTTGCGGCGACCTCCACGGCTGGTAATCCTACACAGGTCCAGCGGCAGCAGCCTAGCGCGGGAAAGGCTACAGAGAGGCCTCCCCCAGAGGTTAGCCAGCCTCCGTGTCAAGTGAGACGCAGGCAGGAGTTGGCGGTCAGAGAGATGGCCCCCACCTCTGTCTCACACCCTGGGTCTTCTTCCGCAGCCGCAGAGGGTGCACAGGTTGCTGAGGACGACGGTTTCGTCGCCCCTAAGAAGAAGATGAACGCGAAGAATGTTGCTTGTCGACAGAGGTGGCGAGAGAAGCGCCGGGCAGAGAGACGGGCAGCCTCTATCGCAGCGAGGACAGTGTCAGACGGCGAGGGAGAGCATGGCATTGAGGCGGATGAGTCCTCGTCAGAGAGTGAGCGGGGTTCTAGATCGCTCTCTCCTACACTTCGACTTGGGCTCGGGTTCGGCCCCCTAGCGATGGTGTTGCATGACAACAACATGTTCGGAGCCTTGGAGGATTTTCCCTCTGATGATGCTGAGGTTGAGGTAGACAGCGATAACCACCAGGATCATATGATTTGTGAGGTACCGAAGACGAGGCTTGAACTCTCAGATCCGGTGATTCAGTACATAGGACCTCCTTCCCCTCCAGCAGAGAGTACACCGAAGAGGGCGAGGCTATCGGCCTCGGGAACTCGCTGAGTTTCCAATGTCTAGCCATTTCATGATCTGGAATGCCCAGGGGATAGCGAACGCTACTACCCAAGGCAGTTTCAAGAATATGATCGATATGTATAGTGTGTTGTTTGCCGCAGTGCTTGAGCCTCAGACAGAACCCCAGCCTTCTTTCTTTAGTAGGCGCTTTGGGTTGCAATTTAGGTGCTCGAACACAAACGGCAAGATTTGGATCTTCTCTCACAGGGATTGGCAGGTCGATGTGATCGACGATTCCGAGCAAGTTCTTCATGTCCGAGTTACTGCTGCTTTATTCCCTACTCCAATCTTTCTCTCCGTAGTGTAcgctaagtgctcgagggaggggaGATACGATTTGTGGAATAAGCTCAGGGACATCTCCTTAGCGACTGACGGGGCACCCTGGCTTGTTGGAGgcgacttcaacatcttcttgttggaggaagagagacgGGGCAGTACGACAGATAGGCACGGAGAGATGATGGACTTTGCTGACGCCGTTGCAGACTGCCAGCTTCTGGACCCAGGCTTTGATGGCCCACCTTTTACTTGGACGAGGAGTGGGCTCTGGGAGAGGTTGGACAGAGTCCTTCTAGGGGAGCATTGGACGACAGTCTTTGCAGCTACTAGGGTGACTCACTTGCCTAGGATCTCTTCAGATCATGCCCCTTTGCTCGTGCGATGCCAGCTCACTACCCAGATTCCGAGGCCATCCtttaggtttcagaacatgtgggtaCGGCATCATACTTTCAGGGATGAGATCACCAGAGTGTGGGCGGCGGAGACGGGCTTCTTCGGCATGCTcaatcttcagttcaaactcagcagagtgAAGAATTTTCTCAAAGGATGGAACAgagaggtctttgggaacatcttcGAGAGGCTGAGGGATGCAGAGGAGGCAGTTACCGTTGCGTAGGCGGCTTACGACGGGGATCCCACGGGAGCCCATAGGAGTGAGCTCAGCCGATGCACCGCTCTCTATGTACTCTGcactaggatggaggaggatttctggaagcagaaggctgccattcggtgggcggcagaaggcgaaagaaattccaaattcttccatgggtgggtgcgacagaagcgggtgaagtcacggattcacgccattcaggcaggaGGACAGACTCTCACGTCAGAGGACGATATCAGACAGTCGGCGGTAGGTTTCTTTCAGCAGCTGCTCACGACAGACATTAAGCAGttggagcagccggaccttgATCTCTTGAGCAGCCTTCCAGACTCAGTGGACAGCGAGGGCCTCTGTGCAGTCCCGGTCTCAGATGAGGTGAGAGCGgcggtctttggcatcagtggAGACAGCGCCTCTGGACCGGATGGTTTCTCGTCCCTGttcttccagcactgttgggacatcgttggagcagaggtggtggcagcagtggaGGACTTCTTCTTGGGGGCCCCTatgccccgcagcttcacaGCCACGACCATCATACTCTTAccgaagaaggcaagcccggcgacctgggcggagtacaggccgattagcctttgcaatgtgaccaacaagatcatcaccaagatcttgacatcgcgtttggcgccACTGCTTCCTCTAGTAttggcgccgaaccagagcggttttgtcaagggtcgcttgcttagtgataatgtgctcctggctcaggaattgattcaTGATATCAgcaggtcgctcattcagaaggctaactcccctaatctggccctcaagctaTATATGGCGAAGGTctatgatcgagtgcagtggcctttcctcctcatggtgcttgagaggatgggattcccgccggggtgggtgagtatggtcAGGAGATGTATCTCTTCGTGCTGGTTCTCTGTGCTTGTGAACGGGGCTTCGGCAGGTTTCTTCCACtctacgaggggacttcgccagggagatccgttatcACCGTCTTtgttcgtgcttgctgcagaTTATCTGTCGAGGAGCTTGGACAGGCTTGTGGCCACACATCCtgatatggagtatagatgtgctcgacgcgcgccggccatatcccatCTGTCTTATGCCGACGACATTGTCATATTTGTCAGGGCacacagacagtccgtggagaggctggtaCACTGTCTTGACcactattctgccgtgtcgggCCAGATGGTGAACAAGGGAAAGAGTCACTTCTATCTCTTTCAGAAGTTCGATTCTTGGGTGGCTGAGGTGGCAGAGGtgagtggattccagcagggattcctccctttcacttACCTGGGAGTgcctatctataagggggggctgaaggccg
The sequence above is a segment of the Salvia splendens isolate huo1 unplaced genomic scaffold, SspV2 ctg832, whole genome shotgun sequence genome. Coding sequences within it:
- the LOC121791497 gene encoding uncharacterized protein LOC121791497, with translation MSSHFMIWNAQGIANATTQGSFKNMIDMYSVLFAAVLEPQTEPQPSFFSRRFGLQFRCSNTNGKIWIFSHRDWQVDVIDDSEQVLHVRVTAALFPTPIFLSVVYAKCSREGRYDLWNKLRDISLATDGAPWLVGGDFNIFLLEEERRGSTTDRHGEMMDFADAVADCQLLDPGFDGPPFTWTRSGLWERLDRVLLGEHWTTVFAATRVTHLPRISSDHAPLLVRCQLTTQIPRPSFRFQNMWVRHHTFRDEITRVWAAETGFFGMLNLQFKLSRVKNFLKGWNREVFGNIFERLRDAEEAVTVA